From Carya illinoinensis cultivar Pawnee chromosome 5, C.illinoinensisPawnee_v1, whole genome shotgun sequence, one genomic window encodes:
- the LOC122309250 gene encoding protein ALP1-like: MDHSFLLMLSNLLHLQNSLDPTTSFLSSSSSSTTTSSATGTATSPTSSGSPTCLLSSSSSAAPLLFFTIASVLSFLASSRPKTTPSSPRPVPPQSSNASASAADFSVSAFRALSTEHIWSLEAPLRDAQWRSLYGLSYPVFTTVVDKLKPHIALSNLSLPSDYAVAMVLSRLSHGFSAKTLASRYSLEPYLISKITNMVTRLLATKLYPEFIKIPVSRRRLIETTQAFEELTSLPNMCGAIDGSPIKLHSLPIDPNLAANYKCRYGYSSVQLQVVADHKKIFWDVCVKAPGATDDATHFRDSLLYNRLTSGDIVWEKVINVRGHNVRPYIVGDWSYPLMSFLLTPFSPNGMGAPAQNLFDGMLMKGRSVVVEAIGLLKGRWKILQDLNVGLSHAPQTIVACCVLHNLCQIAREPEPEELWKEPDESGTPPRVLDGEKSFYYHGESLRQVLADDLHQRLSSR, translated from the coding sequence ATGGATCACTCGTTCTTGCTGATGCTGTCGAACCTACTCCACCTCCAAAATTCCCTCGACCCCACCACTTCCTTcctctcctcttcctcctcctccaccaccacTTCCTCCGCCACCGGCACCGCAACCTCCCCCACCTCCTCTGGCTCCCCTACCTGcctcctctcctcctcctcctccgccGCCCCTCTCCTCTTCTTCACCATCGCCTCCGTCCTCTCCTTCCTTGCCTCCTCTCGCCCCAAAACCACCCCTTCTTCCCCTCGTCCTGTTCCCCCTCAATCCTCCAACGCCTCCGCCTCGGCCGCCGATTTCTCCGTTTCGGCCTTTCGCGCTCTCTCCACCGAACACATCTGGTCCCTCGAGGCCCCTCTCCGCGACGCCCAGTGGCGGTCCCTCTACGGGCTCTCCTACCCGGTTTTCACCACCGTCGTTGACAAGCTCAAGCCCCACATCGCTCTCTCCAATCTCTCTCTTCCTTCCGATTATGCCGTCGCCATGGTCCTGTCCCGACTCTCCCATGGTTTCTCTGCCAAAACCCTTGCTTCCCGCTACTCACTAGAGCCTTACCTCATCTCCAAGATCACCAACATGGTCACCCGCCTCCTGGCCACCAAGCTGTATCCGGAATTCATCAAAATCCCCGTTAGCCGTAGGCGGTTGATCGAGACCACGCAGGCTTTCGAGGAGCTTACCTCGCTTCCCAATATGTGTGGAGCCATCGATGGAAGCCCCATCAAGCTCCATAGCCTCCCCATTGATCCTAATCTGGCTGCAAATTACAAATGCCGATATGGGTACTCCTCAGTTCAGCTTCAGGTTGTGGCTGACCACAAGAAAATCTTCTGGGACGTTTGCGTCAAGGCGCCCGGTGCGACCGATGACGCCACGCATTTTAGGGATAGTCTGTTGTATAATAGGCTTACTTCCGGGGACATTGTGTGGGAAAAGGTTATCAACGTTAGGGGGCACAATGTTCGGCCTTACATCGTTGGGGATTGGAGCTATCCGTTGATGTCATTTTTGCTAACACCCTTCTCGCCAAACGGAATGGGCGCGCCCGCCCAGAACTTGTTTGATGGAATGCTGATGAAGGGGCGTTCCGTGGTGGTTGAGGCAATTGGGCTGCTTAAGGGCAGGTGGAAGATCCTCCAAGATTTGAATGTAGGACTCAGTCATGCGCCACAGACGATTGTTGCTTGTTGTGTGTTGCATAATTTGTGTCAGATTGCAAGGGAGCCAGAGCCGGAGGAGCTTTGGAAGGAGCCGGATGAGAGCGGGACTCCACCAAGGGTTCTCGACGGTGAGAAGTCATTTTATTATCATGGAGAGAGCTTGAGGCAGGTATTAGCTGATGACTTGCACCAAAGACTTTCTTCAAGATAG
- the LOC122311502 gene encoding uncharacterized protein LOC122311502 → MGGFTVAQALVLIIVAASMLAVSTANRGAPQWPSRGGRSHQFPKCKGGPRKIIVGGSEQWRFNFTYTEWALTNGPFYINDTLVFKYDSRHSVYLLPNLRSFLKCDLSQATLLGNVTQGGGEGFKYVLKEWKPHYFACGEHDGIHCNLGLMKFFAIPMLRWCR, encoded by the exons ATGGGTGGTTTCACTGTCGCACAGGCTCTTGTCTTGATCATTGTGGCTGCTTCCATGTTGGCAGTTAGTACGGCCAATAGAGGTGCCCCCCAATGGCCTTCTAGAGGTGGTCGTTCCCATCAATTTCCAAAATGTAAAGGAGGTCCCAGGAAGATCATCGTAGGAGGGTCGGAGCAGTGGCGCTTCAACTTTACCTACACTGAATGGGCTCTCACCAATGGCCCCTTTTACATAAATGATACCTTGG TTTTCAAGTATGACTCGCGTCACAGTGTGTACTTGCTACCCAACCTTCGGAGCTTCTTAAAGTGTGATTTAAGCCAGGCAACGTTGTTGGGAAATGTGACACAAGGAGGTGGGGAGGGGTTTAAGTACGTGCTGAAAGAGTGGAAACCTCACTACTTTGCTTGCGGTGAGCACGATGGCATTCATTGCAATCTTGGACTGATGAAGTTCTTTGCGATACCAATGCTCCGTTGGTGTAGATAA
- the LOC122311413 gene encoding sodium channel modifier 1-like isoform X2: MSVFGGDSWAREAQQRKRRVEDLALEALDDASSYKKLLSGKYMHSKGSRHRAAESKLKERELARQHEINKRIALSDSSVGTANHNSYHQKFRSVGKPLIELSQKATSEILCNQTPQQSSNNRNHDVQLILDRITSGNSNPSQNSFCPAIEAADKLVAQQQHLDLHERREMELKFTAAGWKRDCHGKWFRDENVEFDSDEEDPNVCLG; this comes from the exons ATGAGCGTGTTCGGAGGAGATAGCTGGGCGAGAGAGGCGCAGCAGAGGAAGCGAAGGGTGGAGGATCTGGCCCTGGAAGCACTCGATGATGCGTCTTCCTACAAGAAGCTGCTCAGCGGCAAATAC ATGCATAGCAAGGGATCACGCCACCGTGCTGCAGAGTCCAAGCTAAAGGAAAGAGAGTTGGCTAGACAACATGAGATAAATAAACGAATAGCACTGTCAGACTCTTCTGTTGGCACTGCAAACCATAATAGCTACCACCAAAAGTTCAGATCAGTTGGTAAACCATTGATTGAACTGTCACAAAAGGCTACTTCAGAGATACTTTGCAACCAAACTCCTCAGCAGAGTTCCAATAATCGGAACCATGATGTACAACTAATTTTGGATCGCATTACAAGTGGGAATTCAAATCCGAGTCAAAATAGCTTTTGTCCTGCAATTGAAGCAGCTGACAAGTTGGTTGCACAGCAGCAACATTTGGATCTCCATGAGCGCCGAGAGATGGAACTAAAGTTCACAGCTGCAGGTTGGAAGCGTGATTGTCATGGAAAGTGGTTCAGAGATGAAAAT GTTGAGTTTGATTCCGATGAAGAAGATCCAAATGTATGTCTTGGTTGA
- the LOC122309249 gene encoding CDPK-related protein kinase-like isoform X2, giving the protein MGTCTSKPPKPNPYASRDDSTELDPHFQPHKSPLPPPSPAPLPGTDVLAGKLSRFFPFYSPSPSPSPAHFLKKSPGPKSASSTPGRFFRLPFPPPSPAKHIKALLLRREGKKTKASAAIPEEEEEDEEVELDKRFGFSKELTSRLEVGEEVGRGHFGYTCSARFKKGELKGQRVAVKVIPKAKMTTAIAIEDVRREVKILQALTGHNNLVQFYDAFEDHDNVYIVMELCEGGELLDRILSRGGKYSEDDAKAVIVQILNVVAFCHLQGVVHRDLKPENFLYTSKDENSKLKAIDFGLSDFVKPDERLNDIVGSAYYVAPEVLHRSYSTEADVWSVGVIAYILLCGSRPFWARTESGIFRAVLKADPSFDEAPWPSLSTEAKDFVKRLLNKDSRKRMTAAQALSHPWIRNYNDVKVPLDTLIFRLMKAYIRSSSLRKAALRALSKTLTVDEVFYLKEQFALLLPNKNSCITLESIRTALMKNATDAMKESHIPDFLASKNGF; this is encoded by the exons ATGGGCACCTGCACTTCCAAACCACCCAAGCCCAATCCCTACGCTTCCAGGGACGACTCTACTGAACTTGACCCCCATTTCCAGCCTCACAAATCACCTCTACCACCGCCATCCCCCGCCCCTCTCCCTGGAACCGACGTCCTTGCCGGTAAACTATCTCGCTTCTTCCCCTTCTACAGCCCCAGTCCCAGCCCTAGCCCCGCTCACTTCCTCAAGAAATCCCCTGGCCCCAAGAGCGCCAGCTCCACTCCAGGGCGGTTCTTCAGGCTGCCGTTTCCGCCTCCGTCTCCGGCTAAACACATAAAGGCGTTGCTTTTGCGGCGTGAGGGTAAGAAGACCAAGGCATCTGCTGCTATACcggaagaggaggaagaggatgaGGAGGTGGAGTTGGATAAGAGGTTTGGGTTCTCCAAGGAGTTGACGAGTCGGTTGGAGGTTGGAGAGGAGGTGGGACGAGGGCATTTTGGGTATACTTGCTCCGCTAGGTTCAAGAAGGGCGAGCTCAAGGGCCAACGGGTTGCTGTCAAGGTCATCCCAAAAGCCAAG ATGACGACAGCAATTGCGATTGAGGATGTGAGAAGGGAGGTGAAAATATTGCAAGCCTTGACAGGACATAACAATCTAGTACAGTTCTATGACGCTTTTGAAGACCACGATAATGTCTACATAGTAATGGA GTTATGTGAAGGAGGGGAACTTCTAGACAGAATACTTTCAAG GGGTGGGAAATACtcagaagatgatgcaaaggCTGTCATTGTGCAGATACTGAATGTGGTTGCATTTTGTCATCTTCAGGGTGTGGTGCATCGAGATCTCAAACCAGAG AACTTTTTGTATACTTCTAAAGATGAGAACTCAAAGTTGAAAGCCATAGACTTTGGCTTATCAGATTTTGTCAAGCCAG ATGAGCGGCTTAATGACATTGTGGGAAGTGCATATTATGTCGCCCCTGAAGTTCTACATAGGTCTTATAGTACAGAGGCTGATGTATGGAGTGTAGGAGTAATTGCTTATATTCTTTTATGTGGTAGTCGCCCATTTTGGGCTAGGACTGAATCTGGAATTTTTCGGGCGGTCTTGAAAGCTGATCCAAGTTTTGATGAAGCACCTTGGCCTTCTTTGTCTACCGAGGCAAAGGATTTTGTCAAGCGCCTGTTAAATAAAGACTCAAGAAAACGAATGACAGCTGCTCAGGCGCTAA GTCATCCATGGATCCGAAATTATAATGATGTAAAAGTTCCTCTCGATACACTGATATTTAGACTCATGAAGGCTTATATACGGTCATCATCCTTGCGTAAGGCTGCTTTAAGG GCCTTGTCTAAGACACTGACCGTAGACGAAGTCTTTTATCTAAAGGAGCAATTTGCTCTATTATTACCGAACAAAAATAGCTGCATAACCTTGGAGAGTATCAGGACG GCTTTGATGAAAAATGCAACGGACGCAATGAAGGAGTCTCATATCCCTGATTTTCTTGCTTCG AAGAATGGATTTTGA
- the LOC122311413 gene encoding sodium channel modifier 1-like isoform X1, with the protein MSVFGGDSWAREAQQRKRRVEDLALEALDDASSYKKLLSGKYVCLLCPHSPILDSPLMLSMHSKGSRHRAAESKLKERELARQHEINKRIALSDSSVGTANHNSYHQKFRSVGKPLIELSQKATSEILCNQTPQQSSNNRNHDVQLILDRITSGNSNPSQNSFCPAIEAADKLVAQQQHLDLHERREMELKFTAAGWKRDCHGKWFRDENVEFDSDEEDPNVCLG; encoded by the exons ATGAGCGTGTTCGGAGGAGATAGCTGGGCGAGAGAGGCGCAGCAGAGGAAGCGAAGGGTGGAGGATCTGGCCCTGGAAGCACTCGATGATGCGTCTTCCTACAAGAAGCTGCTCAGCGGCAAATACGTATGCCTCCTCTGTCCTCACTCACCCATCCTCGATTCCCCTCTCATGCTCTCT ATGCATAGCAAGGGATCACGCCACCGTGCTGCAGAGTCCAAGCTAAAGGAAAGAGAGTTGGCTAGACAACATGAGATAAATAAACGAATAGCACTGTCAGACTCTTCTGTTGGCACTGCAAACCATAATAGCTACCACCAAAAGTTCAGATCAGTTGGTAAACCATTGATTGAACTGTCACAAAAGGCTACTTCAGAGATACTTTGCAACCAAACTCCTCAGCAGAGTTCCAATAATCGGAACCATGATGTACAACTAATTTTGGATCGCATTACAAGTGGGAATTCAAATCCGAGTCAAAATAGCTTTTGTCCTGCAATTGAAGCAGCTGACAAGTTGGTTGCACAGCAGCAACATTTGGATCTCCATGAGCGCCGAGAGATGGAACTAAAGTTCACAGCTGCAGGTTGGAAGCGTGATTGTCATGGAAAGTGGTTCAGAGATGAAAAT GTTGAGTTTGATTCCGATGAAGAAGATCCAAATGTATGTCTTGGTTGA
- the LOC122309249 gene encoding CDPK-related protein kinase-like isoform X1, with protein MGTCTSKPPKPNPYASRDDSTELDPHFQPHKSPLPPPSPAPLPGTDVLAGKLSRFFPFYSPSPSPSPAHFLKKSPGPKSASSTPGRFFRLPFPPPSPAKHIKALLLRREGKKTKASAAIPEEEEEDEEVELDKRFGFSKELTSRLEVGEEVGRGHFGYTCSARFKKGELKGQRVAVKVIPKAKMTTAIAIEDVRREVKILQALTGHNNLVQFYDAFEDHDNVYIVMELCEGGELLDRILSRGGKYSEDDAKAVIVQILNVVAFCHLQGVVHRDLKPENFLYTSKDENSKLKAIDFGLSDFVKPDERLNDIVGSAYYVAPEVLHRSYSTEADVWSVGVIAYILLCGSRPFWARTESGIFRAVLKADPSFDEAPWPSLSTEAKDFVKRLLNKDSRKRMTAAQALSHPWIRNYNDVKVPLDTLIFRLMKAYIRSSSLRKAALRALSKTLTVDEVFYLKEQFALLLPNKNSCITLESIRTALMKNATDAMKESHIPDFLASLNVLQYRRMDFEEFCAAALSVHQLEALDRWEQHARSAYELFEKDGNRPIVIEELASELGLGPSIPVHAVLNDWIRHTDGKLSFLGFVKLLHGVSNRTLTKAQ; from the exons ATGGGCACCTGCACTTCCAAACCACCCAAGCCCAATCCCTACGCTTCCAGGGACGACTCTACTGAACTTGACCCCCATTTCCAGCCTCACAAATCACCTCTACCACCGCCATCCCCCGCCCCTCTCCCTGGAACCGACGTCCTTGCCGGTAAACTATCTCGCTTCTTCCCCTTCTACAGCCCCAGTCCCAGCCCTAGCCCCGCTCACTTCCTCAAGAAATCCCCTGGCCCCAAGAGCGCCAGCTCCACTCCAGGGCGGTTCTTCAGGCTGCCGTTTCCGCCTCCGTCTCCGGCTAAACACATAAAGGCGTTGCTTTTGCGGCGTGAGGGTAAGAAGACCAAGGCATCTGCTGCTATACcggaagaggaggaagaggatgaGGAGGTGGAGTTGGATAAGAGGTTTGGGTTCTCCAAGGAGTTGACGAGTCGGTTGGAGGTTGGAGAGGAGGTGGGACGAGGGCATTTTGGGTATACTTGCTCCGCTAGGTTCAAGAAGGGCGAGCTCAAGGGCCAACGGGTTGCTGTCAAGGTCATCCCAAAAGCCAAG ATGACGACAGCAATTGCGATTGAGGATGTGAGAAGGGAGGTGAAAATATTGCAAGCCTTGACAGGACATAACAATCTAGTACAGTTCTATGACGCTTTTGAAGACCACGATAATGTCTACATAGTAATGGA GTTATGTGAAGGAGGGGAACTTCTAGACAGAATACTTTCAAG GGGTGGGAAATACtcagaagatgatgcaaaggCTGTCATTGTGCAGATACTGAATGTGGTTGCATTTTGTCATCTTCAGGGTGTGGTGCATCGAGATCTCAAACCAGAG AACTTTTTGTATACTTCTAAAGATGAGAACTCAAAGTTGAAAGCCATAGACTTTGGCTTATCAGATTTTGTCAAGCCAG ATGAGCGGCTTAATGACATTGTGGGAAGTGCATATTATGTCGCCCCTGAAGTTCTACATAGGTCTTATAGTACAGAGGCTGATGTATGGAGTGTAGGAGTAATTGCTTATATTCTTTTATGTGGTAGTCGCCCATTTTGGGCTAGGACTGAATCTGGAATTTTTCGGGCGGTCTTGAAAGCTGATCCAAGTTTTGATGAAGCACCTTGGCCTTCTTTGTCTACCGAGGCAAAGGATTTTGTCAAGCGCCTGTTAAATAAAGACTCAAGAAAACGAATGACAGCTGCTCAGGCGCTAA GTCATCCATGGATCCGAAATTATAATGATGTAAAAGTTCCTCTCGATACACTGATATTTAGACTCATGAAGGCTTATATACGGTCATCATCCTTGCGTAAGGCTGCTTTAAGG GCCTTGTCTAAGACACTGACCGTAGACGAAGTCTTTTATCTAAAGGAGCAATTTGCTCTATTATTACCGAACAAAAATAGCTGCATAACCTTGGAGAGTATCAGGACG GCTTTGATGAAAAATGCAACGGACGCAATGAAGGAGTCTCATATCCCTGATTTTCTTGCTTCG CTGAATGTACTTCAATACAGAAGAATGGATTTTGAGGAGTTTTGTGCAGCTGCATTAAGTGTGCATCAGCTGGAGGCACTTGATAGGTGGGAACAGCATGCCCGTAGTGCATATGAACTTTTTGAGAAGGACGGGAACAGGCCTATTGTCATTGAAGAACTTGCTTCG GAGCTTGGACTTGGTCCTTCTATTCCTGTTCATGCTGTTCTTAATGACTGGATAAGGCATACTGATGGGAAGTTGAGCTTTCTCGGGTTTGTGAAATTGCTGCATGGTGTATCCAACCGAACCCTTACTAAAGCACAGTGA